Genomic segment of Acinetobacter defluvii:
TTTGGAGTCAACCATGACACGAAGAAAACGTCGTAATCATTCAGCAGAGTTTAAAGTTAAAGTTGCTCTCGCAGCAATTAAAGGCGACCACACACTCGCTGAACTTTCTACTCAATTCGATTTACATCAAAACCAAATCATCGATTGGAAAAATCAACTGCTTGAGCAATCAATCAATATTTTTTCACGACCAACAGCACAACAAGAACCTGAGATTGACCTCAAAGCTCTACATGCCAAGATAGGACATCAGGCATTGCAAATTGATTTTTTAGAAGGTGCGCTCAGAAAAATAGGGCAGCTGAGCGGCAAAAAATGATCGATAAGACCCATCAACTTTCGGTACGACAACAATCGCAATTGATTCAAATCAATCGCAGTACGTTGTATTACAAGCCCAAAGAGATTTCATCAACTGATTTGAGTTTGATGCGTCTAATCGATGAAATTCATCTCGACTACCCATTTATGGGCAGTCGAATGATACGAGATATGCTACAGCGTCAAGGACATAAAATAGGTCGGCGTAAAGTCCGACGTTTAATGCGCTTGATGGGAATACATGCCTTGTATCCAAAACCCAATACCAGTAAGCCTAATCTTGCACACCGTATTTTCCCATATCTGTTGAAAAACATGGTCATCGATCACTCTAATCAAGTCTGGTGTACAGATATCACGTACATTCCTATGGCTAAAGGCTTTGTCTATCTGTGTGCAATTATAGATTGGCATAGTCGTAAAGTACTGGCTCATCGTGTATCGATCAGTATGGAAACAGACTTTTGCATAGATGCGTTGCAAGAAGCAATTGTGAAATATGGTTGTCCAGAGGTGTTTAATACAGACCAAGGCAGTCAATTCACAAGCGAGGCATTTTTGAATGAGTTAAAATTGCGAAATATCCGTATCAGTATGGATGGGAAAGGACGATGGATGGATAATGTAATGATTGAGCGTTTATGGCGCAGTGTGAAGCATGAGGAAGTCTATTTGAAGGCTTACGATACGGTTAAACAAGCAAAACAATCAATTGCTGAATATTTGGATTTTTATAACACGATACGTCCTCATTCAAGCTTGAATAAGGCAACACCAAATGAATTTTATGATCGACATTTACCAAAAGTAATGGCAGCATAATTTAAATATTTAGAGCGGATTTATCACTTATAAAACTAGATTGAGTGGTCTAATTAACGGAACCACATCAAACTCTTCAATTTTTTCATTGATATCCAAACTTAAATAATTAAATCTAAACTTAATTATTTGATACAAACTTAATTATACGAACACACATATGTTGATTGTTTTTGGTCTATTAAACCAAGTTTCACAGCAATTTTGTGGCTTTCATCACGCTTAGGTAGTCGATTGTTTGTGATGACCCTTGTATTGAAAAATTCTTTTTTTACTTGTTCAAAAGTCTTAGCCATTACGGGCACCATCAAAAGTTAATTATTTCGATCGTTTACGATATATCTTTAGAAGTACAAGAAGCGAATAAATTATTAATCTTGGTTCGCTCTAGCGCGTGGATGTGCATCTTTATAAGAACTAATCAACGTTTCGTGATCTACAAGAATATATACTTGTGTCGAAGATAGTGATTTATGACCTAGCATTTCCTGAACGGCGCGAATATTTTTTGTTTTGTTATACAAGTGCGATGCAAAACTATGTCTCAAAGCATGAGTACTACCAATATTTCCAGAACCATGCGCCTTTAACAGAGCTGTAATGCATGCACCTAAATGGTTTTTCGCAATATGTTTGCCAGATGGTGCAATGAATAAATATCCGCAGTCTTCTACTCCAGCTTTTGAAATCCAACGATTACGAACTAAAAGCCAAGTAGAAATAGCCTCTAGTGATTTTTTTCCTAAAAAAACAATCCGTTCATTATTTCCTTTACCCAATACCTTTAGTTGCATAGCACTGAGGTTGATATCACTTAGTTTGATGGCATGTAATTCAGAGATACGTAAACCGCCAGAATAAGCAATTTCTGCAGCTGCTAGATCTCTTAACTTTTGATTATTGTATTTCGGATTTAATGGCGTCTTGTTATCAAGTATCTCATTCAACGTATTCACGGCGATCGGGCGCGGTAAGCTTTGGTTTTTGAACTTAACCCGAATGTCAGAAAAGAAGTTTTCAGGTATATATTCCTTACGCAGACAATAGTTCAGGAAGTTTTTTAAAGCTGATAAATTTTTGTTGAGTGTTCTTGCAGAAACAATATCAACATCGATTCGATGCAACCGAAATGATGTGATGTAATCGCGGTCTAGTTCCAATAGATGTTTACCTTTAAAAAAAGGCATTTCTAACATCAAAAGTAAGCTCTTTTTGTATTCATTAATCGTCATGTCGGACTTATTTTCAAGCTTCAGGCTATCAAGCCATTCTTGAATCAATTCCTCATTCGACATGCTATGCATGGATAGATTTTCCGACATATGAATACCTAAAGCTCTTGAATAGTTTTCTCTAGCTGAACCTGTTTGTCAGCTCCACTTAATTTTATGACAATCTGCACAATATCCATATATTCTTTTACTGAGATTTTGCCATCTGCTTTCGCAGCATCCACGGTCTTACGTAAAAATGGATTGTCTGCATATTTTTGGAATAAAGGGAACGCTTTAAGGTCATTCAGCGCATCAGCATTAATTGAGTCATTTGAATGTTTAATGATGCAATTTTTCACCTGGTTTTCAGGTGTTTTGATGTAGGTCACTTCGGGCATGAATGGCTTGATTTTTGTCACCAATTCCACCTCATTAGAAGTTAAGCAACTATATACAATTTGCGATACTGGCTCTTTTGGACCACTAACACTCCACCCTTTCGTCACTAGAAAAAACGGTATTTTTGAATAATGATACTTAAACGTATCATCAACAAGCTTATTAAATTGATGTGCAGTTGATAGGTAGCGATCGGAAGAAAAAACATCGATATGCGACATATCATTCGGCACTTCTGAGCATCCCCCGACCATGATTACAGTGGCAATTGATAGGAGAGCTTTTTTCATAGTTTTAACCTTAATTTGATTCGTGGGAAAAGCAACTTATAACTTTTGCTTAGGCTACGGTTAATATTTATCCAGGAACAAAATAAAGCGGTCGATAGTGACCGCTATATACATTAGAAATTGAATTTTTCAGTGTTGTACGCATAGATTTTATTAATATCAATGCGTTTACCTTGCATGGTTGTTATTGCAGTTGGTTGGAATTTAATTGCAAGATCTTTAATTTCAACGTTTTTCCATTCTGGCATGGAAGACGGTATATCAATAGTACGGCGCTCTTTGGTACGGGTAGCTGGTATCCAGTGGTTTAACTTAACCATTGAGTCACCTAACAATGTACCTGTTTTGCGATCAACAATGCGTAAGTTTCCTTCCACCGAACGTATTTTTAAACCAGAATAGTTATCAATTCCATAAGTAAATGTGTTTTGGTTTTTCCCGTAAAAACGTACTGTAAATTGATCGCGCATATAATAATCGTAATGTGCTTTTAATACCTGAAGCATAGTTTCACGATCTACAACATTTTCGACAATATCTTTGTCAGTACGTAAGGACTGCAGTTTATTAAGTGCTGGTTCAACATTCAATTGTTCGTCTGATACGTTTGGATTAACTAAAGGGTTACGTTGAGGGTAGAAAATATCGTTTAAGTAAGCTGTGTGCTGAACTAATAAATACATCGCTCGTTGTCGAGTATTCATCTGTTGATAAAGGTGAGCTGTCGCTTTGTATCGTTGATTTGAATTGTTCTCAAAATAGCTATCAGACAGTTTATATTCGCTGATTTCAGGTGTAAGGCCACCAGCAACAACATTAAAGTTTTTAGATGGCGTTAAAAGCCCCACGTAAGCTTCTTTAAAGTTTGGATTTGGGGTTGGTACATCATCATAAGCAAAAGCAGTATGTGCTATTACAGTACCAAGGATACCCACCATCGCAGTTTTTAATAGTTTCATTCAGTATTCTCTGTATAACTTTAAAAGGGTTTTATGTTTGAAAGTATAATACTTTATTTTTGTGCATTTAAAAAACCACTATTTAAACTTAAAGTAAAAATAATAATATTCCTTAAACCTATTTAACGCCATTCGTTAAACTATCGCTTAATCTCATTAGTCTTTTAAAGGTCAGGTAGTTTTTTGGTAGTAGTTTAGAATTAAGCGTTAAATTTGAGCATTGATCTAAGTCAATTTGGGCATTTTGATCGATAGGAAAGAGTTGTCCTTGATATGCAAAACCAGTCGAATTTTTAGCGATCGACTCAATCAAAAATACACCGTATTTATCTTGTTCCGTGGCCACTGTACTTAAACCACCTAAGGATGTAATCAGGTTTTTAAAATATCCTGGTATTGCGTTCTTAGTGCGTAAGAATTCTATTTGATTTTCAAATGCTTCAGGTGTGAGACATAACATAAAAGCATTTTTCTTTTCTTCTGGCGTTTCAAATACCTTGCCATTGGTCCACGACAGGATATTCGGCTTGAATACATGCAGTACTTCAACCGATTTAAGAAGATCCGCTACATTTGTTTTATGTTGTTCATCGGCTTCAGGCACAAACTGATTTTTGGTATATACCGCAGTACAAAACCACTCATAATCAATTAACTGATTATCGGCATCTAATGGTTCATACAGCAAATACACGGCGCTATCACGCTTAATGGCCAACAGTGGTGATACTGCATATTGTTCTGCAAACTGAGTGATTGCATCCAAGAGCTCACTTGATATGTTGAGTTTTTTGGCATTGAATTCATCGCAAATTAACAGTAATTCTTGAGTGAGTGTTGGTACCACGTTTAACGGCGAACCAGTCTTGTTCAGCATCTCGTTAATAGCATTCTCAATTGCCCCTTTTGTTAGGCTATTGATGAACTGCAGCTGCTCTAATGAGATCCCTTCATGATCCAAAGCCTGTATGACCAGATCAAAAGCATGACGAATTTTCTTCTCAAAATGGTTTGCGTACGATAATCCCCAAGCGTCAGAAAAAAATGAGACTGTTTGTTCTGTATAGCTGGTATTCATTAGGGTTTTGGCAAGTTGCGCGTTACCGATTAAGTCACTTTCATCTTCTAATTTTTTACGCAAGTACTTCTCAATACCTTGTTTGCGAACGGACTGGATCTTCTTCAGGTTTTGACTTGATAGCCAAGTCTTATATTGCGATACAGCATATTGAATGTTCATATCGGCATATGCAGTAATACGGCAAGGCATACCATCAAAGAACGTTGGTAGAAGCACTTGTAAGAGCTCTAAATCACAAAGAGAAGAATAGATAATGCCGTCAGCCACTTCAAGGTCTGTAATCTTCACTGAGAATGAGTGAATACCGACTCGAATCAGTATTAATTTATCGGCATTTAATAGCACCGCATCATAAGAACTTTCACTGGTGATATTGTTTGCTTTAACCCATTTTTCCCAATGGTTAACGATATGGCCAGAAAGCGCTTCACGAGTATCGAAAGGTTGATCTAGATCTGCAGTTGCACTTATGAACGTATCTAAGCTAAACGCATATCGTAAAGGCTTTAGCTCGATATATGTCTCAATCGCTGTTGTATGCTGCTGAATACCATTAGTAATGCTTTGGAGCTTCAGTGCATAGTTCAAAGCCTCAAGCTGGAGCACTTCATCATCACCGATCTGCTGAAACACCGATGTAGCATATGAAAAATTAGTTTGTTCGCCGTGAATATAACGTCTTTTTTGCCCAATCTGCAGATACAGATTTTTGGCATCAGATTGGACTAAATCTAGGTAATTTTGTGGCTGAAGATCCTGAGCAAGTTGCGTAAAAGGTATTTTAATTTTTGATACTTTAGGTGCTTTTTTGAAACCTTCAATTGATGTCGGGAATTCAATAACATCTAAAATAAAATCTAGGTTTAAAGTTTTAACATCAATGATCAAATGATTTTTATAAAAACGTCCAATCAGGTTATTAAAAAAACAAACTTGGGTTTTATGGTTTAGCATAAATATACCTTTATGAATCTTAAAGATCATCTTATAATACTAGTATAAGTTTTAATACTATTTATCATGTGGTATTTTTAAACAAAGATAAAACTTTTAGTGAGTTGTTTCATGACAGAATCAGTTGTACCAAATAATAGCGCTTCAGAGAACGCACAAATACCAGGTACGATCGGAACATCAGCCGTTGCAGAACACAAGGGCGATAGTTTTAACGGCACAAGCATCATCACGATTGGTCGAGTTGACTTAAGTAGTGCTATTGAGCCTCTATTTGTACCAGTATCAACATTGTGGTCCATCACACCGGGTAATTATCCTTTAAGCGCAGAAAATATTAAAAACTGCACGGCAGTACGATTTGAGGGTGAAGAACTACTTACCCAAAACTTCGCATTAGGCTCAATTGTGGTTTATAAAATCAATGGTGTTTTAGGGAACCATGTAATTGTAGTCAGTGAGGATCGTGACGGCGGTAACGATAACCGTGCGATTTACTGCAATAGCTTCAATACAACATGTAATATCTTGTCTCAGTACGGTATTGCCTTCGCTGAGCTATATCGCCGTAAAGTATTAGAGCTTGATCAAGTCCTCTATACCAACCTCAATAGATCTCTTTTACAATCTCACTATGCAGAAAATGAAACTGACGTTATTGATTTAGAGTGGAATACAAAGCACCACCCTACTCTATACGTTCATGCGTCAAACTTAGTTGCATCTGAAGAGCACGGTTTTGTGAAATATGATGGTCGTATGGCTGGTATTGGTACCTTTTCTACAAAATGTCTAACTGCAGACCGTAACGGCAACTTAATTAAACCAGAGCTGGCCTTCCTTAATAACATTATTGAAATTAATGTTACTGAAAAAGATGCGTTAGAGTTCTTGAATTGCTCTATTACGAATAACCACTACTTTTCGCGTATGGTTGATCAACTCAAAAGTACTGGTCGTAAAGAATATGACTTCATCACGAACAACATTGATTTCTTCGCCGTACATGTGAAGCTTAACCTTGAAGAAGATCGTCCTAAAATTACGCGAATGGTTTTAGCACCAGATTTACCAATTCTGGAAAACTATTTGTATAAGCAATACGATCCAACCTACCTTGGTGAAGCCGTTGACGACTTAATTCAGTAATACAGATCTAAGAAAGCTAAAAGCCTACAATGTAGGCTTTTTTAATGCAAAAAGAAAAAGGTTTAATAATTACGGAATCCCAACCTGAATAACATCTATCTAGATGATATTTTTAGCGACCAAAGAACAAACCAAATAAGTAAAAAATCCCTCCAACTTTCATACCATTTGCAATATGAAAAGCAAAAGCTAAACAGATGATGACCGTTCCATAGAAAAATAGGTACGGTGCTAAAACACCTTTGAATTTCTTTTCCATTTGATCATGTAATGTGTATTTGATCGGAGCGGAACTTTGATCACGACTATTATCACTTGGAGTATCACGATCATCTGACTGAATAAGATTACGCACTCTAGGAGCAACACCCTGATCCCAAGAATATTCTTTAAGTTTTAACTTGTTTACTAGGTATAAAATATCATCACTAGCAAGACTAATCCCCTTGGTATGGAGCCTAGACAAAGTATCCACTGAATTAGCAATATCGGTAACATAAAACCACTTTCTTACCGAATGAGACAAATCCATTTGCGTACTAGATAACTCATTCAGGATGATGCAACCACTAATAAAACCTAAGTTTTGGTCGGTAAACAATTCAGCACTTTTGAACCACTCTAAAACAGCAAATCTGTTCTTCCGAATCTGAACAAATGGATTAATCTGAGAACCACCCTGAACCTCAAGCTCACCATTAATCAGCCATTCCCCATTTTCCGACCCAACTAGATTTGATGTGTGCTGAGAAAACAGGAGGTTTTAACTTGGTAAACTATAGACACTCATCAGGAGTTTACCATGAG
This window contains:
- a CDS encoding helix-turn-helix domain-containing protein; its protein translation is MAKTFEQVKKEFFNTRVITNNRLPKRDESHKIAVKLGLIDQKQSTYVCSYN
- a CDS encoding tyrosine-type recombinase/integrase; its protein translation is MSENLSMHSMSNEELIQEWLDSLKLENKSDMTINEYKKSLLLMLEMPFFKGKHLLELDRDYITSFRLHRIDVDIVSARTLNKNLSALKNFLNYCLRKEYIPENFFSDIRVKFKNQSLPRPIAVNTLNEILDNKTPLNPKYNNQKLRDLAAAEIAYSGGLRISELHAIKLSDINLSAMQLKVLGKGNNERIVFLGKKSLEAISTWLLVRNRWISKAGVEDCGYLFIAPSGKHIAKNHLGACITALLKAHGSGNIGSTHALRHSFASHLYNKTKNIRAVQEMLGHKSLSSTQVYILVDHETLISSYKDAHPRARANQD
- a CDS encoding IS3 family transposase (programmed frameshift), coding for MTRRKRRNHSAEFKVKVALAAIKGDHTLAELSTQFDLHQNQIIDWKNQLLEQSINIFSRPTAQQEPEIDLKALHAKIGHQALQIGFFRRCAQKNRAAERQKMIDKTHQLSVRQQSQLIQINRSTLYYKPKEISSTDLSLMRLIDEIHLDYPFMGSRMIRDMLQRQGHKIGRRKVRRLMRLMGIHALYPKPNTSKPNLAHRIFPYLLKNMVIDHSNQVWCTDITYIPMAKGFVYLCAIIDWHSRKVLAHRVSISMETDFCIDALQEAIVKYGCPEVFNTDQGSQFTSEAFLNELKLRNIRISMDGKGRWMDNVMIERLWRSVKHEEVYLKAYDTVKQAKQSIAEYLDFYNTIRPHSSLNKATPNEFYDRHLPKVMAA